The Pseudomonas sp. DG56-2 genome contains a region encoding:
- a CDS encoding FTR1 family protein codes for MIPCSRLLAWLLWPLLALSSTALLADSVDDAAKALHLIGYIGADYPATVEAGKVVDDGEYREQLEFTDVLQGLISGLPARAEQRALEQGVINLRQAIVQHQEGASVAHQARQLGAQLAVAYEVSQAPLITPDASRGAPLYAQQCSVCHGDTGAGDGPAGVGLEPPPANLRSSERLSRLSLFDLFNTLGQGIEGTDMPSFADQLDERQRWDLATYIASFTADPTKAKGDTTFNLADLARQTPAEVDAAQGPEAAAVFRAQRAQPPQVQRGPGQLLDYTATTLDKSLAAFEAGDHEQAYDLSVAAYLEGFELVESSLDNVDANVRKDTEKSLMAYRQALQDGLGLDQVKQRLEVAKGKLKEAADLLGGDGLSWTLSFISGLLILLREGLEAILVLAAILAFLRNTGQQSAVRSVNIGWILALLAGFGTWALAAYVIDVGGAQRELLEGCTALFASVMVLWLGVWMHDRRHAAAWQNYIKSSLLSGGGRFGFALLAFFSVYRELFEVILFYETLWLQAGPAGHQAVLAGGATALVLLIGLAWVILRGSAKLPLSLFFSINAALLCALSVVFAGHGVKALQEAGVIGTRPVAFFDFDWLGIHADAYSLTAQAVALLAIVVLYGRSRLAEKQRVSAG; via the coding sequence ATGATTCCCTGCTCCCGTTTGCTTGCCTGGTTACTCTGGCCGCTACTGGCTCTGAGTAGTACCGCGCTTCTGGCCGACTCTGTCGATGATGCCGCCAAAGCGTTGCACCTGATTGGCTACATCGGTGCCGACTATCCGGCAACGGTAGAGGCGGGCAAGGTCGTGGACGATGGGGAGTACCGCGAGCAGCTGGAATTTACCGATGTATTGCAAGGCCTGATCAGCGGACTGCCGGCACGCGCCGAGCAGCGAGCGCTGGAGCAGGGCGTGATCAATCTGCGCCAGGCCATTGTTCAGCATCAAGAGGGCGCCAGCGTCGCCCATCAGGCGCGCCAGCTTGGCGCGCAGTTGGCCGTAGCCTATGAAGTCAGTCAGGCCCCTCTGATCACGCCCGATGCTTCCCGTGGCGCACCGTTGTATGCCCAGCAGTGCTCGGTTTGTCATGGCGACACCGGCGCCGGTGATGGTCCGGCAGGTGTGGGCCTTGAGCCGCCGCCGGCCAACCTGCGCAGCAGCGAACGTCTGTCCCGTCTGAGTTTGTTCGATTTGTTCAATACGCTGGGACAAGGCATCGAGGGCACCGACATGCCGTCGTTTGCCGACCAGCTCGACGAGCGTCAGCGTTGGGACTTGGCCACTTACATCGCAAGTTTTACTGCCGACCCGACCAAGGCCAAGGGCGACACAACCTTCAACCTCGCTGATCTGGCTCGCCAGACGCCTGCCGAGGTCGATGCCGCCCAAGGTCCAGAGGCCGCGGCGGTATTCCGTGCGCAGCGCGCCCAGCCGCCGCAGGTCCAGCGGGGCCCGGGGCAGTTGCTCGACTACACCGCAACGACGCTGGACAAGAGCCTGGCGGCCTTCGAGGCGGGTGATCACGAGCAGGCCTACGACCTGTCTGTTGCAGCCTACCTGGAAGGCTTTGAGTTGGTCGAAAGCTCATTGGACAACGTCGATGCCAACGTACGCAAAGACACTGAGAAGTCGCTGATGGCGTACCGCCAGGCGTTGCAGGATGGCTTGGGTCTCGACCAGGTCAAACAGCGCCTGGAGGTGGCCAAAGGCAAGCTGAAGGAAGCTGCGGATTTGCTCGGTGGAGACGGCTTGAGCTGGACCTTGAGTTTCATTTCCGGCCTGCTGATTCTGCTGCGCGAAGGCCTGGAAGCGATTCTGGTGCTGGCGGCGATCCTGGCCTTTTTGCGCAATACCGGTCAACAGTCGGCGGTGCGCAGCGTCAACATCGGTTGGATCCTGGCATTGCTGGCCGGTTTTGGCACCTGGGCCCTTGCGGCCTATGTGATTGACGTTGGTGGTGCCCAGCGTGAGCTCCTTGAAGGCTGTACGGCGCTGTTTGCCAGCGTCATGGTCCTGTGGTTGGGCGTATGGATGCACGATCGTCGGCATGCAGCTGCCTGGCAGAATTACATCAAGAGCAGCCTGCTGAGCGGCGGAGGGCGTTTCGGTTTTGCCTTGCTGGCGTTCTTCTCGGTTTATCGCGAGTTGTTCGAAGTGATTCTGTTCTACGAAACCCTGTGGCTGCAGGCTGGTCCCGCTGGGCATCAGGCGGTGCTAGCGGGTGGTGCCACGGCGTTGGTCCTGCTCATTGGCCTGGCCTGGGTGATTCTGCGTGGTTCGGCGAAGCTGCCCCTGTCGTTGTTCTTCAGCATCAACGCCGCGTTGCTGTGCGCCTTGTCGGTGGTATTTGCCGGCCACGGCGTCAAGGCCTTGCAGGAGGCCGGCGTGATCGGAACTCGTCCGGTGGCGTTCTTCGATTTCGATTGGCTGGGTATCCACGCTGATGCGTACTCGCTGACCGCGCAAGCAGTAGCGTTGCTTGCAATCGTCGTACTCTACGGGCGCAGCCGCCTGGCCGAGAAGCAACGGGTTTCGGCGGGTTGA
- a CDS encoding LysE family transporter, with protein sequence MSLETWLAFFAACWVISLSPGAGAIASMSCGLQYGFWRGYWNALGLQLGLVLQIAIIAAGVGAVLAASATAFQVIKWFGVAYLVYLAVKQWRALPADLSDESAVRPIGKPLSLVFRGFLVNVSNPKALIFMLAVLPQFINPHSPLLPQYLIITATMITVDLLVMAGYTGLAARVLRLLRTPKQQRRMNRTFAGLFLGAATLLATIRRAPV encoded by the coding sequence ATGTCGTTGGAAACGTGGTTGGCATTTTTTGCCGCTTGCTGGGTGATCAGTCTCTCGCCGGGCGCTGGGGCTATTGCCTCGATGTCGTGTGGGCTGCAGTACGGTTTCTGGCGTGGCTACTGGAACGCCCTGGGCCTGCAACTGGGCCTGGTTCTGCAGATTGCGATCATTGCGGCAGGTGTCGGCGCCGTGCTGGCGGCTTCTGCTACCGCGTTCCAGGTAATCAAATGGTTCGGCGTTGCCTATCTGGTCTACCTTGCCGTCAAACAATGGCGTGCCTTGCCGGCTGACCTGAGCGACGAGTCTGCCGTGCGGCCAATCGGCAAGCCGTTGAGCCTGGTGTTTCGCGGCTTTCTGGTTAATGTCAGCAACCCCAAGGCGCTGATTTTCATGCTGGCGGTGTTGCCGCAGTTCATCAATCCCCATTCGCCTTTGCTGCCTCAGTATCTGATCATCACCGCGACCATGATTACTGTCGATCTGCTGGTCATGGCCGGCTACACCGGCCTGGCGGCGCGAGTCTTGCGTTTGCTGCGTACGCCAAAGCAACAGCGCCGCATGAACCGCACCTTCGCCGGGTTGTTCCTGGGCGCTGCCACACTGCTGGCGACCATCCGCCGGGCGCCGGTCTGA
- a CDS encoding mechanosensitive ion channel family protein has product MTSLQLPVPPEWIAPFWLGLQILLILCAAFVLQRLVGRCLKRLGERYPLPPELMMPVRGGLRWLIMGSALVFVLERLGVSATVLWTALSGFVAVAAVAFFAMWSVLSNLLCAVLIFTVGPFRIGDVVELVETIDKPGVKGRVVAINLLFTTLIELPEAGGAIVQVPNSQFFQKSVRRWRGAEFVPLVGEDKTSGN; this is encoded by the coding sequence ATAACGTCCTTGCAGTTGCCGGTACCGCCAGAATGGATCGCACCGTTCTGGTTGGGGCTGCAGATTCTTCTGATCCTCTGCGCCGCTTTTGTGTTGCAGCGCCTGGTTGGGCGCTGTCTCAAACGTCTGGGCGAGCGTTATCCATTGCCACCGGAACTAATGATGCCGGTGCGGGGCGGTTTGCGCTGGTTGATCATGGGCAGTGCGCTGGTCTTCGTGCTCGAGCGCCTGGGCGTTTCCGCCACGGTGCTCTGGACGGCCTTGTCCGGCTTTGTCGCGGTGGCCGCCGTAGCGTTCTTCGCCATGTGGAGTGTGCTGTCGAACCTGCTGTGTGCCGTGCTGATCTTCACCGTCGGACCGTTTCGCATTGGCGACGTAGTGGAGTTGGTCGAGACCATCGACAAGCCCGGCGTTAAAGGTCGGGTAGTGGCTATCAACCTGCTGTTCACGACATTGATCGAGTTGCCCGAAGCTGGCGGGGCCATCGTTCAGGTGCCCAACAGCCAATTTTTTCAGAAGTCGGTACGGCGTTGGCGTGGGGCTGAGTTCGTACCGTTGGTGGGCGAAGACAAAACCTCAGGCAATTGA
- a CDS encoding ATP-binding cassette domain-containing protein yields MIRLSNLTLQRGPQRLLEGAELTLHAGHKAGLIGANGAGKSSLFALLRGELTPDSGDCQLPADWRIAHMRQEVDTLDSLAVDYVLDGDLRLRKVQADLAAAEAAHDGTALARLHIELDSADGYTADARARKLLAGLGFTNEQMDRRVGDFSGGWRMRLNLAQALMCPSDLLLLDEPTNHLDLDAILWLEDWLKSYPGTLLLISHDRDFLDAVVDHVAHVEQCKLTLYRGGYTAFERTRAERLAQQQQAYEKQQAQRAHMEKYIARFKAQATKARQAQSRIKALERMEELSAAHVDSPFDFVFRESEKISSPLLDLSEGRLGYGDKTILEKVKLQLTPGARIGLLGPNGAGKSTLIKNLAGELEPLSGRLVRGENLSVGYFAQHQLDSLDNKASPLLHLQRLAPTEREQTLRDFLGGFDFRGNRIDEPVLNFSGGEKARLALALIAWERPNLLLLDEPTNHLDLEMRLALTMALQEFSGAVLVVSHDRHLLKSTTDDFLLVADGKVETFDGDLDDYSRWLVEYRQRNAPVSTAPVNADKTDKKAQRQAAAALRQQLAPHKREADKLERELGTLHEQLAKVDASLGDSALYEAARKDELRDLLAQQAKLKVREAELEEAWMAALEELETMQAELEALS; encoded by the coding sequence ATGATCAGACTATCGAACCTCACTTTACAGCGTGGTCCCCAGCGCCTGCTAGAAGGCGCTGAGTTAACCCTGCACGCCGGTCACAAGGCCGGCCTGATCGGTGCCAATGGCGCCGGTAAATCCAGCCTGTTCGCCTTGTTGCGCGGAGAGCTGACGCCTGACTCGGGCGATTGTCAGCTGCCGGCCGACTGGCGTATTGCACACATGCGTCAGGAGGTCGATACGCTCGACAGCCTTGCGGTCGACTATGTGCTCGATGGTGACCTGCGCCTGCGCAAGGTCCAGGCCGATCTCGCCGCCGCCGAAGCCGCCCATGACGGTACGGCGCTGGCGCGCCTGCATATCGAACTCGATAGCGCCGATGGCTATACTGCCGATGCGCGTGCGCGCAAGCTGCTGGCCGGCCTCGGCTTCACCAACGAGCAGATGGATCGCCGGGTCGGCGACTTTTCCGGCGGCTGGCGGATGCGTCTGAACCTGGCCCAGGCGTTGATGTGTCCTTCCGACTTGTTGCTGCTCGACGAGCCGACCAACCACTTGGATCTGGATGCGATCCTTTGGCTGGAAGACTGGCTCAAGAGCTATCCGGGCACTCTGTTGCTGATTTCCCACGACCGCGATTTTCTCGATGCGGTTGTCGATCATGTGGCCCACGTCGAACAGTGCAAGCTGACGCTTTACCGCGGTGGCTACACGGCATTCGAGCGCACCCGTGCCGAGCGCCTGGCCCAGCAGCAACAGGCCTACGAGAAGCAGCAGGCGCAACGTGCGCACATGGAAAAGTACATCGCCAGGTTCAAGGCCCAGGCTACCAAGGCACGTCAGGCGCAGAGCCGGATCAAGGCCCTGGAGCGCATGGAGGAGCTGTCGGCGGCGCATGTGGATTCCCCGTTCGACTTCGTTTTCCGTGAGTCGGAAAAAATCTCCAGCCCCTTGCTCGATCTCTCCGAGGGCCGCTTGGGCTATGGTGACAAGACCATCCTTGAGAAGGTCAAGTTGCAGCTCACGCCGGGTGCGCGCATCGGTTTGCTCGGCCCCAACGGCGCGGGTAAATCGACCCTGATCAAAAACCTTGCGGGCGAGCTCGAGCCGCTGAGCGGGCGCTTGGTGCGCGGTGAAAACCTGTCGGTCGGCTACTTCGCCCAGCACCAACTCGACTCGCTGGATAACAAAGCCAGTCCCTTGCTGCACCTGCAACGCCTGGCCCCGACCGAGCGCGAACAGACATTGCGCGATTTCCTCGGTGGCTTTGACTTCCGGGGTAACCGCATCGACGAGCCGGTGCTTAATTTCTCCGGTGGCGAAAAGGCCCGCCTGGCGCTGGCATTGATCGCTTGGGAGCGACCCAACCTGCTGTTGCTCGACGAACCGACCAACCACCTGGACCTGGAAATGCGCCTGGCGCTGACCATGGCCCTGCAGGAGTTCAGTGGCGCAGTGCTGGTGGTATCTCACGATCGCCACCTGCTCAAGAGCACCACCGATGACTTCTTGCTGGTAGCTGACGGTAAAGTCGAAACCTTCGATGGCGACCTTGATGACTACAGCCGTTGGCTGGTCGAGTACCGCCAGCGCAATGCACCTGTCAGTACTGCGCCGGTCAACGCCGACAAGACTGACAAGAAAGCCCAGCGTCAGGCTGCTGCGGCACTGCGTCAGCAACTGGCGCCCCACAAGCGCGAAGCCGACAAACTTGAGCGTGAACTGGGCACCTTGCACGAACAGTTGGCGAAGGTCGATGCAAGCCTGGGTGACAGCGCGCTCTATGAAGCAGCCCGCAAGGATGAGCTGCGCGACCTGCTGGCCCAACAGGCCAAGCTCAAAGTTCGCGAGGCAGAATTGGAAGAAGCCTGGATGGCCGCCCTCGAGGAGCTGGAGACCATGCAGGCGGAGCTGGAGGCGTTGTCTTGA
- a CDS encoding TIGR02444 family protein, protein MHTDLWNFALKVYARPGVETACLQWQDLGGDVCLLLCAAWLNSRGAQASEQRMQALREVAETWQKEVTGPLRSLRRQWRQAAIEDSQLARLREQVKGLELEAERVLLERLQIASEGWCSATGAESDWLHYLAPRDVGLHHDALDTLRAVMLSTQDAEDGV, encoded by the coding sequence ATGCACACCGACCTGTGGAATTTTGCCTTGAAAGTCTACGCCCGCCCAGGGGTAGAAACAGCGTGTTTGCAATGGCAAGACCTGGGTGGCGATGTGTGCCTGCTGCTGTGTGCGGCATGGCTCAATTCACGTGGTGCTCAAGCCAGCGAGCAACGCATGCAGGCACTGCGTGAAGTGGCCGAAACCTGGCAGAAAGAGGTGACCGGGCCGTTACGCAGCTTGCGCCGGCAATGGCGACAGGCAGCCATTGAGGACTCGCAGTTGGCGCGCTTGCGCGAACAAGTGAAAGGCTTGGAGTTGGAAGCAGAGCGGGTGTTGCTGGAGCGCCTGCAAATCGCCAGTGAAGGCTGGTGCTCAGCAACCGGAGCCGAGAGCGACTGGTTGCACTACCTGGCGCCAAGGGACGTCGGTTTGCATCACGACGCGCTGGATACGTTGCGCGCCGTGATGCTGTCGACTCAGGACGCCGAAGACGGAGTCTGA
- a CDS encoding AlgP family protein: protein MSANKKPVNTPLHLLQQLSGSLLEHLETACSQALADAEKLLAKLEKQRGKAQEKLHKSRLKLQDAAKSGKSKAQAKAKSAAAELEELLDSLKERQSQTRTYILQLKRDAQESLKLAQGVGKVKEAAGKALTQRAAKPAPVAAKPVAKAASKPAAKPAAKAPARNVAAKPAAAKAATKPAAKTAAAKPVAAKAPAKPAAAKATAKPAARTAAAKPAAKPAAKPVAAKAPARAAAKPAAAKAPAKAAAKPAAAKAPVKAAAKPVAAKAPAKAAAKPVAAKTPAKPAAKPAAAKAPAKPAAKPAAAKAPARAAAKPAAKAPAKPAAQPAVAKPAATPAPAASVSTPAAAAPAAAAPTTPAASVAPTQTPSSAS, encoded by the coding sequence ATGTCGGCCAATAAGAAGCCAGTAAATACTCCGTTGCACCTGCTCCAGCAACTCTCGGGCAGCCTGCTCGAACATTTGGAAACTGCCTGCTCGCAAGCGCTGGCTGATGCAGAAAAGCTGCTCGCCAAGTTGGAAAAACAACGCGGCAAGGCTCAAGAAAAACTGCATAAGTCTCGTCTTAAATTGCAGGATGCTGCCAAGTCCGGAAAGTCCAAGGCTCAGGCCAAGGCCAAATCCGCAGCCGCTGAACTGGAAGAATTGCTCGACTCGCTCAAAGAGCGTCAGTCGCAGACTCGCACTTACATCCTGCAGCTCAAACGTGATGCTCAGGAAAGCCTGAAACTTGCCCAAGGCGTTGGCAAGGTCAAGGAGGCTGCTGGCAAAGCGCTGACTCAGCGCGCGGCCAAACCAGCGCCTGTTGCTGCCAAGCCAGTAGCCAAGGCTGCAAGCAAACCCGCTGCCAAACCTGCAGCAAAAGCGCCTGCGCGTAACGTTGCTGCCAAGCCGGCAGCGGCCAAAGCGGCCACCAAGCCTGCGGCTAAAACCGCAGCTGCAAAACCTGTTGCCGCGAAAGCGCCGGCCAAGCCTGCAGCAGCAAAAGCCACCGCCAAACCTGCGGCACGGACAGCAGCTGCAAAACCTGCGGCCAAGCCAGCAGCCAAGCCAGTAGCAGCCAAAGCTCCAGCCAGGGCTGCGGCCAAACCTGCAGCAGCGAAAGCGCCAGCCAAAGCTGCGGCCAAGCCGGCAGCGGCTAAAGCTCCAGTCAAGGCAGCGGCCAAACCCGTGGCAGCGAAAGCACCAGCCAAAGCTGCGGCCAAGCCAGTTGCGGCAAAAACGCCAGCCAAGCCTGCGGCCAAACCTGCAGCAGCAAAAGCGCCAGCCAAACCCGCGGCCAAGCCTGCTGCGGCCAAAGCACCTGCCCGAGCTGCGGCCAAGCCTGCTGCAAAGGCACCTGCCAAGCCAGCAGCACAACCAGCTGTAGCCAAGCCTGCAGCGACGCCTGCGCCAGCAGCGTCCGTGTCTACGCCAGCAGCTGCGGCTCCGGCAGCCGCCGCGCCGACTACGCCGGCAGCGTCGGTGGCACCAACTCAGACTCCGTCTTCGGCGTCCTGA
- a CDS encoding FKBP-type peptidyl-prolyl cis-trans isomerase: protein MSRHLVLALFLLPATLMAAPANTPENEHDLAYSLGASLGERLRTEVPDLQLDALLEGLSQAYQNKPLALSKERIAVILSEHETRANEAVLQAQSEQMLAAEKRFLATERARAGVRELAAGILATELVKGSGPKPTATGKVQVRYVGKLPDGTLFDQNQQPQWFKLDSVIEGWQVALPEMATGSKWRLVIPSAQAYGPEGAGDLIAPYTPLVFEIELIEVAD, encoded by the coding sequence GTGTCGCGTCATCTAGTGTTAGCTCTTTTTCTATTGCCGGCAACGCTCATGGCCGCGCCTGCCAACACCCCGGAAAACGAACATGATCTGGCCTACAGCCTGGGCGCAAGCCTCGGTGAACGCCTGCGTACAGAAGTTCCTGACCTGCAGTTGGACGCGTTGCTCGAAGGACTAAGCCAGGCCTATCAAAACAAGCCGTTGGCGCTGAGCAAAGAACGCATTGCAGTAATACTCAGCGAACATGAAACCCGGGCCAATGAAGCAGTGCTACAAGCACAAAGTGAACAGATGCTGGCTGCAGAAAAACGTTTTCTCGCCACTGAACGTGCGCGTGCAGGTGTGCGCGAATTAGCCGCAGGCATTCTGGCAACAGAATTGGTGAAAGGTAGCGGACCCAAACCCACAGCGACCGGTAAAGTCCAGGTGCGTTATGTCGGCAAGTTGCCTGACGGCACACTCTTCGATCAGAATCAACAGCCGCAATGGTTCAAATTGGACAGTGTGATCGAGGGGTGGCAAGTAGCATTGCCCGAAATGGCAACCGGTTCGAAATGGCGTTTGGTAATTCCTTCGGCGCAGGCTTATGGCCCCGAAGGCGCGGGCGACTTGATTGCGCCCTACACGCCATTGGTGTTCGAGATCGAACTGATTGAAGTGGCCGACTGA
- the rsd gene encoding sigma D regulator has product MLDSCQNAQERWGGVHKLIDRWLEERAELVTAFRELRDAKPAFADKDKSRDFCAVLVDYVSAWHFEVSEQLVSEAKAFGDTRGLELAQQISPRIDATTEIASAFNDHCDKGNCNDPERFAKKLSELGSLLHERFELEDCLIEVLHNAHSEEGAVQA; this is encoded by the coding sequence ATGCTAGATAGTTGTCAGAATGCTCAGGAACGCTGGGGTGGGGTCCATAAGCTCATTGACCGCTGGTTGGAAGAGCGCGCAGAGCTGGTGACAGCCTTCCGTGAGTTACGTGATGCCAAGCCTGCCTTCGCCGACAAGGACAAAAGCCGGGACTTCTGTGCAGTGTTGGTCGACTATGTTTCGGCCTGGCATTTCGAAGTCAGCGAGCAGTTGGTCAGTGAAGCCAAGGCATTTGGCGACACACGCGGCCTTGAGCTAGCCCAGCAGATCAGTCCGCGCATCGACGCGACCACTGAAATTGCTTCGGCGTTCAACGATCATTGCGACAAGGGCAACTGCAACGACCCCGAGCGTTTCGCGAAAAAACTTAGTGAGCTGGGCAGCTTGCTGCATGAGCGCTTCGAGCTGGAAGACTGCCTGATCGAAGTACTGCACAACGCCCATAGCGAAGAAGGCGCCGTGCAGGCCTGA
- a CDS encoding disulfide bond formation protein B produces MPSACLRSMFLPALLVSALMLAVAFYLEWGLALQPCPLCYSQRICLGGFALVCLCAVVQAPGWSGSRIYAALGLFFATAGALLAARHVWLQGSPLSNVGCQPSMEYFVANMPLGQVIKAMLLGSPECVPITWSFLDLTVPEWSLLVFVLLAALLLVRLLAYRHLLIRHLAKN; encoded by the coding sequence ATGCCGTCGGCCTGCTTGCGTTCAATGTTCCTTCCGGCGTTGCTGGTCTCGGCGCTGATGCTGGCTGTGGCCTTTTATCTGGAATGGGGGTTGGCGCTGCAGCCGTGTCCGTTGTGTTACAGCCAGCGCATATGCCTGGGCGGTTTTGCATTGGTCTGTCTGTGTGCGGTAGTGCAGGCACCGGGGTGGTCTGGTTCACGGATCTATGCGGCCCTGGGGCTGTTCTTCGCTACTGCCGGTGCGCTCTTGGCAGCCAGACACGTTTGGTTGCAGGGCTCACCACTTTCCAACGTTGGCTGCCAGCCATCGATGGAATATTTCGTCGCCAATATGCCCCTGGGGCAGGTAATCAAAGCCATGCTGCTTGGCAGCCCGGAATGCGTACCTATCACCTGGAGCTTTCTCGACTTGACCGTTCCTGAGTGGAGCTTGCTGGTGTTTGTACTGCTGGCCGCGCTGCTGCTCGTTCGCCTGTTGGCCTACAGGCATCTGCTGATTCGTCATCTGGCAAAAAACTGA
- a CDS encoding heme biosynthesis protein HemY translates to MKRVYLLAVVAIAVAAALGIAIAKHSGYVLISYGGFRYQSGLWAALAALLGIILTVLLVRYLVGLVLTSSGVVNPWSRRNRSRRTQLAIEQGQLDLAEGRWASAQRHLQRAAESERQPLLYYLGAARAANELGRIEDRDNLLERALERQPQAELAIALNHAQLQMDQGESDSALVTLQAMQERHPHNAQVLRLLQRLYRERGDWSALIRLMPDLRKDKVLPAAELADLERRAWGENLSLAASREGEEQSARQSLERAWQQLTAAQRQEPQLVLAYAEQLRQLGAENEAEEVLRTAIKRHYESHLARLYGLVRGSDVARQLQTAEGWLKQHGDDPGLLLTLGRLSLQNRLWGKARDYLESSLRLQRNPEACAELARLLAGLGDTERSNQLFQEGLGLLDERLLALPLPESVQA, encoded by the coding sequence ATGAAGCGCGTCTACCTGTTGGCGGTAGTGGCCATTGCGGTCGCTGCTGCGCTCGGGATCGCGATCGCCAAGCACAGTGGTTATGTGCTGATTTCCTACGGCGGCTTTCGCTATCAATCAGGGCTTTGGGCAGCGCTGGCAGCGCTGCTCGGCATCATCCTGACGGTACTGCTGGTGCGCTACCTGGTGGGCCTTGTGCTGACCTCGAGTGGCGTGGTCAATCCCTGGTCGCGGCGCAACCGCAGTCGCCGTACTCAACTGGCCATCGAACAGGGACAGTTGGATCTTGCTGAAGGGCGTTGGGCCAGTGCCCAGCGCCACCTGCAACGTGCCGCCGAAAGCGAGCGTCAGCCGCTGCTGTACTACCTTGGCGCTGCGCGGGCTGCAAATGAACTGGGGCGTATCGAAGACCGCGACAACCTGCTTGAGCGTGCACTGGAGCGCCAACCGCAGGCGGAGCTGGCCATCGCCTTGAATCATGCCCAACTGCAGATGGATCAGGGGGAGAGTGATTCCGCACTGGTCACGCTGCAAGCCATGCAGGAGCGTCATCCACACAATGCGCAAGTGCTCAGGCTGCTGCAGCGGTTGTACCGAGAGCGTGGCGACTGGTCGGCGCTGATTCGGTTGATGCCGGACTTGCGCAAGGACAAAGTCTTGCCCGCTGCCGAACTGGCGGATCTTGAACGTCGCGCCTGGGGAGAAAATCTCAGCCTGGCCGCCAGCCGTGAAGGCGAAGAGCAAAGTGCTCGGCAGTCGCTGGAACGCGCCTGGCAGCAACTGACGGCCGCCCAGCGCCAAGAGCCGCAGCTGGTATTGGCCTATGCCGAACAATTGCGCCAGCTGGGGGCCGAGAATGAGGCCGAAGAAGTTCTGCGCACCGCAATCAAGCGCCACTATGAAAGCCACCTGGCACGGCTCTACGGCTTGGTACGTGGCTCGGATGTCGCACGCCAGTTGCAAACCGCTGAAGGCTGGTTGAAGCAGCATGGCGATGATCCGGGCCTGTTACTCACTCTCGGACGGCTGAGCCTGCAGAATCGCTTGTGGGGCAAAGCCCGTGACTACCTGGAGAGCAGCCTACGCTTGCAGCGCAATCCTGAAGCGTGCGCAGAGTTGGCGCGCCTATTGGCCGGGTTGGGTGATACCGAGCGCAGCAATCAACTGTTCCAGGAGGGCCTGGGGCTGCTTGACGAACGTCTGCTGGCCTTGCCGCTGCCAGAATCCGTCCAGGCGTGA
- a CDS encoding uroporphyrinogen-III C-methyltransferase, with protein sequence MSETVLPNDDMQTTPETSEPSAATPGKRSSNSLAILALLLGAAGVAVGGWGVWQVRQLQGAEQGQGQYLQALGEKTQALQLREQQISAQLAGLPAATELEDRRRLVAQLQGDQQRLSQRLETVLGASRKDWRLAEAEHLLRLASLRLSALQDIVSARALVQGADDILREQSDPGAFAAREQLAKSLATLNSVQQPDRTGLFLKLAAQRELVQQLSAVSPEFNSDANALGALTADGDGASRWSQWWAELSKYFQIDFNADENVRPLLSGQSLNQLRLALSLTIEQAQWAALNGEAKVYTQALDDARSVLLANFNADNPQSKAMLDSLNALAEEPVSVVVPDLADSLSAVQAYLERRHLPVEEAKP encoded by the coding sequence GTGAGCGAAACTGTCTTGCCCAACGATGACATGCAAACGACGCCTGAAACGTCTGAACCTTCCGCTGCCACGCCAGGCAAACGTTCGAGCAACAGCCTGGCGATCCTGGCTCTGCTGCTCGGTGCTGCGGGTGTCGCCGTCGGTGGTTGGGGGGTATGGCAGGTGCGCCAGCTCCAGGGCGCTGAGCAAGGCCAGGGCCAATACCTGCAAGCCCTGGGCGAAAAAACCCAGGCCCTGCAATTGCGCGAACAGCAAATATCCGCGCAGTTGGCGGGCTTGCCTGCAGCCACCGAACTCGAAGATCGTCGCCGCCTGGTAGCCCAATTGCAGGGTGACCAGCAGCGTCTGAGCCAGCGCCTTGAAACCGTGCTTGGGGCCAGCCGCAAGGACTGGCGCCTGGCCGAAGCCGAGCACTTGTTGCGCCTGGCCAGCCTGCGGCTTTCTGCATTGCAGGATATTGTCAGTGCGCGTGCGCTGGTCCAGGGTGCCGATGACATTCTGCGAGAGCAGAGTGATCCTGGCGCGTTCGCCGCTCGTGAGCAGTTGGCCAAGAGCCTGGCAACGTTGAACAGCGTTCAGCAACCGGATCGCACCGGTCTGTTCCTGAAACTCGCTGCTCAGCGTGAGCTGGTGCAGCAGCTCAGCGCGGTGTCGCCGGAGTTCAACAGCGACGCCAATGCTCTCGGGGCATTGACCGCCGATGGCGACGGCGCCAGTCGTTGGTCGCAGTGGTGGGCCGAGTTGTCCAAGTATTTCCAGATCGATTTCAATGCTGACGAGAATGTACGGCCGTTGCTTTCCGGGCAGTCGCTCAACCAGCTGCGCCTGGCGTTGAGCCTGACGATCGAGCAAGCTCAATGGGCAGCGTTGAATGGTGAAGCGAAGGTCTACACCCAGGCGCTGGATGATGCGCGCAGCGTTCTGCTCGCCAACTTCAATGCGGACAACCCCCAGAGTAAGGCGATGCTCGACAGCCTCAATGCGTTGGCTGAAGAGCCGGTGTCGGTGGTCGTTCCGGACCTGGCCGACAGCCTGAGTGCTGTCCAGGCCTACCTTGAGCGTCGGCACCTGCCGGTCGAGGAGGCCAAGCCATGA